In one Zalophus californianus isolate mZalCal1 chromosome 10, mZalCal1.pri.v2, whole genome shotgun sequence genomic region, the following are encoded:
- the B3GALT2 gene encoding beta-1,3-galactosyltransferase 2: MLQWRRRHCCFAKMSWNAKRSLFRTHLIGVLSLVFLFAMFLFFNHHDWLPGRAGFKENPVTYTFRGFRSTKSETNHSSLRNIWKETVPQTLRPQTATNSNNTDLSPQGVTGLENTLSANGSIYNEKGIGHPNSYHFRYIINEPEKCQEKSPFLILLIAAEPGQVEARRAIRQTWGNESLAPGIQITRIFLLGVNIKLNGYLQRAILEESRQYHDIIQQEYLDTYYNLTIKTLMGMNWVATYCPHIPYVMKTDSDMFVNTEYLIHKLLKPDLPPRHNYFTGYLMRGYAPNRNKDSKWYMPPDLYPSERYPVFCSGTGYVFSGDLAEKIFKVSLSIRRLHLEDVYVGICLAKLRIDPVPPPNEFVFNHWRVSYSSCKYSHLITSHQFQPSELIKYWNHLQQNKHNACANAAKEKAGRYRHRKLH, encoded by the coding sequence ATGCTTCAGTGGAGGAGAAGACACTGCTGCTTTGCAAAGATGAGCTGGAATGCCAAGAGGTCTCTGTTCCGTACCCATCTTATTGGTGTACTTTCTCTAGTGTTTCTGTttgctatgtttttatttttcaatcatcATGACTGGCTGCCAGGCAGAGCTGGATTTAAAGAAAACCCTGTGACATATACTTTCCGAGGATTTCGTTCCACAAAAAGTGAGACAAACCACAGCTCTCTCCGGAACATTTGGAAAGAAACAGTCCCTCAAACGCTGAGGCCTCAAACAGCAACTAACTCCAATAACACAGACCTGTCGCCACAAGGAGTTACAGGGCTGGAGAATACACTTAGTGCCAATGGAAGTATTTACAATGAAAAAGGTATCGGACATCCAAATTCTTACCATTTCAGATATATTATCAATGAACCTGAAAAATGCCAGGAGAAAAGCCCTTTTTTAATACTGCTAATAGCTGCAGAACCTGGACAAGTAGAAGCTAGAAGAGCTATCCGGCAAACATGGGGCAATGAAAGTCTAGCACCTGGTATCCAAATCACACGAATTTTTTTGTTGGGCGTAAATATTAAGTTAAATGGTTACCTTCAACGTGCAATACTGGAAGAAAGCAGACAATATCATGATATAATTCAACAGGAATATTTAGATACATACTACAATTTGACAATTAAAACACTTATGGGCATGAACTGGGTTGCAACATACTGTCCACATATTCCATATGTTATGAAAACTGACAGTGACATGTTTGTCAACACTGAATACTTAATACATAAGTTACTGAAGCCAGACCTGCCTCCCAGACATAACTATTTTACTGGTTACCTAATGAGAGGATATGCACCCAATCGGAACAAAGATAGCAAGTGGTACATGCCACCAGACCTCTACCCAAGTGAACGCTACCCTGTCTTTTGTTCTGGGACTGGTTATGTTTTTTCTGGAGATCTGGCAGAGAAGATATTTAAAGTTTCTTTAAGTATCCGTCGTTTGCACTTAGAAGATGTATATGTAGGGATCTGTCTTGCCAAGTTGAGAATTGATCCTGTGCCCCCTCCCAATGAGTTTGTGTTCAATCACTGGCGAGTTTCTTACTCGAGCTGTAAATACAGCCACCTAATTACCTCTCATCAGTTCCAGCCTAGTGAACTGATAAAATACTGGAACCATTTACAACAAAATAAGCACAATGCTTGTGCCAACGCAGCAAAAGAAAAGGCAGGCAGGTATCGCCACCGTAAATTACACTAG